The stretch of DNA ATGTGGACCCAGGTGGCGGGCAACGAGCTCAGCCACGAGGGCATTCATTTCTCGCTGGTGAACTATCCGCTGGTGCGCACGCCGATGATCGCGCCCACCGAAATCTATCGCTACACCCCGGCACTGACCCCGGCGCAGGCGGTAGACTGGATCTGCCAGGCCATCATCACCCGGCAGAAACGGGTAGCCGGTCTGCCCGCCTACATCGCCACGGGGCTGTACATGGCGTTGCCGAAGCTCAGCGAGAGCATCGTCAACACCCTGTTCCAGATGACGCCGGAATCACGCGCAGCGCGCGGCATGCCGCCGCATCAGCCCGGCGTGCCGGATTACCGCGACAATGTTCAGCCGCTGCGCCGGCGACGCTCGCGCCTGCAGCGCTGAGTCAGTCTGCCGGCCGCAGCACCAGCAAGCGGTTGTAATGGGCCTGCACCGCATCCCGCCCGAACGGCAGGGTGCGGTTCTGCCAACCCAGCCAGACCTCAATGCCATCGTCATAATGCGGGCTGGCCGGATTGCCGCTCTGGCCACCACTGTTGACCAGTTGCAGCGGCTCCTCGGCCGCAAAATCCACCACCATCCGCATCGCCGGAATCGAGTGCACGGCAAAATCCCGGCCCAGCGGATAGCCGGCCACGTTGAGCGTATTGTGATTGCCGCCCGCCGGATAAGGCCCACGGTTCAGATAGCCGTCCAGCCATGACAGGCCCCAGCGTTGCGTACGCGACAACCAGGGTTTCATCTGCGTGGCGGCTGTCTGCCAGGTATACGTATGCAGATCGCCCCACGCCCAGTTCGCCGGGTCACGGCCCATCCGCTCACGGCAGTACTGCCAGGCATCTGCCAGGCTCAGGGCGACGATATCCCACTTGCTCTCGCTGCGGTCGGTATTGACGTTGTTCCAGAACGGGCTGTCCTCGCGTTGCAGCAAATGGTCCTGGATCGCGGAGTAGCTCAACAGCGTCATGCGGGTAAAGGCATCCCAGGCAGGCGAGTCCTCCGGGCCCAGTTCGTCCAGAAAGGTGTTGCGGGCCAGGGTGTGGAAAAACACGCCGTAGACCGCCGCCGCTGCACTCTCCGGAGCCATGTCCCCATCGAAGTTCATCAGCAGGTCCAGCGCGTCGCGGGCCTGCGCGGCGCGCCGTGAGGGCAGCGTCGCCATCGCTTCATCAATCACCCCGGCGTGACGGCGCAACATGGATTGCATGGCCGGCACCAGCGCGTCATGACGATCAGCCTGCATGGCCACCATGCTCGCCGCATCATGGTCATCGCGCGCCGCCAGCAGGGCATCGACCCGTTCCCCGCGCTGCGGGGCAAACCAGGAGTGGCTCATGTGCAACGGGTAATCCGGGGCCACCGTGCGATGGTTGGCCGTGCCGACATGCCCGGCAGACGGGCTGTAATCGGACGGGTGCGCGTCCACGTCGGCAAAACCCTGCCACCGCCATGTATCCACCCAACCCGGTGAGGGGAGCTGCCCTGTACCCGCCCCCCGCAAGGGATAACGGCCGGTGACCTGCCAGCCGATGTTGTCAGCATCCGCCATGACCATGTTCAGGTGAATGAAGCGCACATCGCGCACATGGGTACGTGCTTCCTCCAGTGAGCGGGACTGGCCAAGCCGGAACATCGCATCCATGGTGTCGTCCGCCTCATAGGCGGTCCAGGCGAAGGCCAGGCCATAGGTGGGTCGCTCGTCCTGTTCTGCCGCCAGCGCCAGCCGTGGCGGCACCACCGGCGACACTGGCGGGGCATCCAGTGCGGCGCCGATCAAGGGGCCGTTGCGGGTCCGGTGCAGCGTGTGGGTCACCGATTCACCCCCGAGCACATGAAAGGTTTCCTCGCGCGCCTCCGCTGGCTGCCAGTCATCCTGCACCCGGTAATGCAGCACGCCGTCGATCTCACGGAGCTGCTCGATGAACAGGTCCTGGGCATCCGCCATGACCATGGTGGCCCCCCAGGCAAAATCACCGTTGAACCCCAGCACCGGTACCGGGATACCCGCCAGCGCCACGCCCGCGGCCTCCATATCCGGGGTCCGCACATGCATCAGCATCCACATGGGCGGCTGGCTGATCAGCAGATGGGTGTCATTGGCCAGCAGGCTGCGCCCGTCGCGGGTATGAGAAGGCGCCACGGCCCAGTTGTTGCTGGCCGCCAGCCCCTGGGGCATCAGCAGACGCTCGAACCCCGCCCGAGCGGCATCCACCGCCGCCACCTCACCGCGCAGCGCCGCCATGTCCAGATCCGCCAGCTTGGCGGCCTCATCAAACGGCAGCGCCTGATCCGGATAGATGGGCATCAACCACGGCAGGCGCTCGGTGCCGACCCGCTCCGCCAGATTCAGCGCCATGATTTCTTCATGCAGGTTCATGCCCAGGCCCAGATTGACCATGGTGAAGACATCGGCAGAATTCAGCGGCGTCCACGGCTCCGGGCTGAAATCACCCAGGCGGAAGTCCAGCGGCATATCCTCGGCATAGGCGGCCATCCAGGCGTTGACCCCGTTACTGAAGTGCTCCAGCAGGGCGCGCAGCTCATCGCTGCTGGCCTCCAGTTGCCGGACCGAGATGGCGCGCAGATCCAGGCTGCGGGCATACAGGTCCATGGGCAGGGCAACCTCTCCGGCCATCTCGGCCAGGCGGCCCTGCGCCGCCAGGGTAAAACCGACCATCTGCGACAGCCGGTCATTGGCCATGACCCAGCCAATGGCGAAGGCCAGATCTTCCCGACTCTCCGCGCTGATATGAGGAATGCCCAGTTCGTCACGCCGTATCTGCACCGACTGCGCCAGCCCGGGCACCACGAGTTCCCCCTCCACGGGGTCCATCGAACCCGCCAGCCAACGGTCCAGCAGATTGCCGCTGCAGGCCGTTATGCCCGCGAGCAGCAGGACCAGAACCGGCAAACCGAACAGCATTCCTCTGCGCATAGTGAACTCCATGTGACGATCAGGTTGCGCCGCATCATAGGGGGCGCGAGGCGCCGCTGCCTAGCCACAGCCGGGCGTTTGTCCCAGCCTGCATGGCGACCTGCGGGCAGGGACAAGCCGACAGCCTGGCCCTGTGTCAGGCTGGACAGATGGATGACACCTCACACCTCGCCGGGGCACCGGCCCTGCGTCGCGCCGACGTCGCCCGCGCCCTCGCCGAGGCCCTGTTCCCGGCTGGCGCGCAATTGCCTGCACCCGATCCGGAGGCCATTACCCGCACCGTGACCGGCTATGTGGCTGGCCACCCGTGGCTGCGCCGGGCGCTGGATACCGGGCTGGGCTGGCTGACACTGCGCTGTCTGCTGCGTCATGGCCAACGCTTCAGTCATGCGCCCGTGGCTCGACGCCGGGCGCTGCTCGACGGGCTGGCAGAAAGCGCCCTGAGCCGCCACCTGTTGCGCGCCGTCTGCGCGCCGTTCAAGGCGGCCTATGTCCTGGATGAAGCGCATGCCGGACAGATGGCCGTGCCCCGCGTCCAGGTGCCGGCACAGCTGGAGCAGTTCCGCTGGCAACAGCAGATCACGACAGCCTCGCAGCTGGAGGAAGACCAGACACTGGAAGCCGATGTCGTGGTCATCGGCTCAGGAGCGGGCGGGGCCGCTGCGGCTTACGAACTGGCCAGTCGCGGCCTGGCGGTCGTGGTCATCGAAGAAGGCCAGTGGCATGACCGTCGTGATTTCAACGGCAAGCTGCCCGAAGTGATCAGCAAGCTGTATCGCGGTTACGGCGCCACCGTGGCGTTGGGTAACGTCTTCATTCCCGTGCCCATCGGCCGCTGTGTCGGTGGCACCACGACCATCAATTCCGGCACCTGCATGCGCACGCCCGACGCCGTGCTGAGGCGCTGGCGCGATGAACTGGGTCTGGCGCAAGCGGCACCGGATGAACTGGCCCCCTGGTTCGACGCGGTGGAGGCCATGCTCAAGGTGCAGCCTGCCGAGAGCCGCCATGTCGGCCCGATAGGCGATATCATCGAGCGCGGCGCGCGGGCGCTGGGCTTCAGCCAGCTGCACCCGCTGCGTCGCAATGCCGAAGGCTGCGATGGTCAGGGACTGTGCCAGTTCGGCTGCCCCACAGATGCCAAGCAATCCACCAATGTGAGCTACATGCCACGCGCCCTGGAACGCGGCGCCTTCCTGTTCACCGGGTTCCGCGCCACACGGTTGCTGCGTCGCGGCCAACAGGCTCTGGGCGTGATCGCCAAGGGCCGCAACGCCGCCGGCCAGCCCGTTCAGCTGACGGTGCATGCCCGCAGCACCGTGGTGGCCATGGGCACCTTCCTGACACCGGGCTTCCTGCGCGACAACGGTGTGCGCAACCGGCACCTCGGCCGCCATCTGACCCTGCACCCCTGCGGTGTGGTCAACGCCCTGTTCCCCGATGACATGCTGCGCAACGCCCGCAGCATTCCCCAGGGGTTCGGCATGGCGGACCTGGCAGAGGAGGGGCTGATGTTTGAAGGCGGCACCATCCCGTTCGCCGGGCACGGCCTGATGAACAACCTCTATG from Isoalcanivorax indicus encodes:
- a CDS encoding FAD-dependent oxidoreductase, translated to MDDTSHLAGAPALRRADVARALAEALFPAGAQLPAPDPEAITRTVTGYVAGHPWLRRALDTGLGWLTLRCLLRHGQRFSHAPVARRRALLDGLAESALSRHLLRAVCAPFKAAYVLDEAHAGQMAVPRVQVPAQLEQFRWQQQITTASQLEEDQTLEADVVVIGSGAGGAAAAYELASRGLAVVVIEEGQWHDRRDFNGKLPEVISKLYRGYGATVALGNVFIPVPIGRCVGGTTTINSGTCMRTPDAVLRRWRDELGLAQAAPDELAPWFDAVEAMLKVQPAESRHVGPIGDIIERGARALGFSQLHPLRRNAEGCDGQGLCQFGCPTDAKQSTNVSYMPRALERGAFLFTGFRATRLLRRGQQALGVIAKGRNAAGQPVQLTVHARSTVVAMGTFLTPGFLRDNGVRNRHLGRHLTLHPCGVVNALFPDDMLRNARSIPQGFGMADLAEEGLMFEGGTIPFAGHGLMNNLYGDAWVRFTERYQQTAYFGFMIRDTSEGRVRRGPHRDLPWISYHMNESDFALFLRGIETLARIYLAAGAREVMIPGLTRLVTVRNEAELAAFMARRHRPGDFLMSAYHPLGTARLAADPHAGVCAPDHSVHGWQDLYVMDGSCVPSSLGANPQVTIMTLASHAAARLADHLTP
- a CDS encoding penicillin acylase family protein, whose product is MRRGMLFGLPVLVLLLAGITACSGNLLDRWLAGSMDPVEGELVVPGLAQSVQIRRDELGIPHISAESREDLAFAIGWVMANDRLSQMVGFTLAAQGRLAEMAGEVALPMDLYARSLDLRAISVRQLEASSDELRALLEHFSNGVNAWMAAYAEDMPLDFRLGDFSPEPWTPLNSADVFTMVNLGLGMNLHEEIMALNLAERVGTERLPWLMPIYPDQALPFDEAAKLADLDMAALRGEVAAVDAARAGFERLLMPQGLAASNNWAVAPSHTRDGRSLLANDTHLLISQPPMWMLMHVRTPDMEAAGVALAGIPVPVLGFNGDFAWGATMVMADAQDLFIEQLREIDGVLHYRVQDDWQPAEAREETFHVLGGESVTHTLHRTRNGPLIGAALDAPPVSPVVPPRLALAAEQDERPTYGLAFAWTAYEADDTMDAMFRLGQSRSLEEARTHVRDVRFIHLNMVMADADNIGWQVTGRYPLRGAGTGQLPSPGWVDTWRWQGFADVDAHPSDYSPSAGHVGTANHRTVAPDYPLHMSHSWFAPQRGERVDALLAARDDHDAASMVAMQADRHDALVPAMQSMLRRHAGVIDEAMATLPSRRAAQARDALDLLMNFDGDMAPESAAAAVYGVFFHTLARNTFLDELGPEDSPAWDAFTRMTLLSYSAIQDHLLQREDSPFWNNVNTDRSESKWDIVALSLADAWQYCRERMGRDPANWAWGDLHTYTWQTAATQMKPWLSRTQRWGLSWLDGYLNRGPYPAGGNHNTLNVAGYPLGRDFAVHSIPAMRMVVDFAAEEPLQLVNSGGQSGNPASPHYDDGIEVWLGWQNRTLPFGRDAVQAHYNRLLVLRPAD